One stretch of Saccharopolyspora erythraea DNA includes these proteins:
- a CDS encoding cold-shock protein, translating to MAVGTVKWFNSEKGYGFIATDGGSDVFVHYSAINMSGFRTLAEGDRVEFEVKAGRDGRSQADGVRKL from the coding sequence GTGGCGGTCGGCACGGTCAAATGGTTCAACTCGGAGAAGGGCTACGGGTTCATCGCCACTGACGGTGGATCCGATGTGTTCGTCCATTACTCCGCGATCAACATGTCCGGGTTCCGCACCCTCGCCGAGGGCGACCGGGTGGAATTCGAGGTGAAGGCGGGACGAGACGGTCGCAGCCAGGCTGACGGCGTTCGCAAGCTCTGA
- a CDS encoding serine/threonine protein kinase — MSEDLTGRRLGHYKIDAVLGRGGMSVMYRATDTRLGRKVALKVMGEHITGDAEFRERFVDEARNTSAIDHANIVPLYDFGEVDGMLYIAMRLVDGSDLASKIKDGPISAQRTLELLGQVAEALDMLHERNLVHLDLKPANVLVTSRESSSEHVYLADFGLTRRGATGHRTSSGDFLGSPTYAAPEHLRGEPVDGRTDLYALACMLFACLTGRPPFQGQVQEVIQGHLNGEPPKVTSLVVLPAEIDDVLRRGMAKKADQRYSTCKGLITAAKAALSPVAGEGAARRRAEAAPPGPPSGAVPVQQHPQQAYPPPPPVQQQPYPGPQQYQQQMPQTLPPPASDPVRLRPPMPVGSSSFATKSGSSAKWIVPVLVVVALVVLVVLFVLMAGSLGSGGGSTEPTSSRTSTYNSNNLPSEVPTVGD; from the coding sequence GTGTCGGAAGACCTCACCGGGCGCCGTCTCGGCCACTACAAGATCGACGCAGTGCTCGGCCGCGGCGGTATGAGCGTGATGTACCGCGCCACCGACACGCGGCTCGGCCGCAAGGTCGCGCTCAAGGTCATGGGTGAGCACATCACCGGTGACGCCGAGTTCCGCGAGCGCTTCGTCGACGAGGCGCGCAACACCTCCGCGATCGACCACGCCAACATCGTCCCGCTGTACGACTTCGGCGAGGTCGACGGCATGCTCTACATCGCGATGCGGCTGGTGGACGGTTCCGACCTGGCCAGCAAGATCAAGGACGGGCCGATCTCGGCGCAGCGCACCCTCGAACTGCTCGGGCAGGTCGCCGAGGCGCTCGACATGCTGCACGAGCGCAACCTCGTGCACCTCGACCTCAAACCGGCCAACGTGCTGGTCACCTCGCGCGAGTCGTCCAGCGAGCACGTGTACCTGGCCGACTTCGGCCTCACCCGCCGCGGCGCCACCGGCCACCGCACCAGCAGCGGCGACTTCCTCGGCTCGCCGACCTACGCCGCGCCCGAGCACCTGCGCGGCGAGCCCGTCGACGGGCGCACCGACCTGTACGCGCTGGCCTGCATGCTCTTCGCGTGCCTGACCGGGCGCCCGCCCTTCCAGGGGCAGGTGCAGGAGGTCATCCAGGGCCACCTGAACGGCGAGCCGCCCAAGGTGACCTCGCTGGTGGTGCTGCCCGCCGAGATCGACGACGTGCTGCGGCGCGGCATGGCCAAGAAGGCCGACCAGCGGTACTCGACCTGCAAGGGCCTGATCACCGCGGCCAAGGCCGCGCTGTCGCCGGTGGCAGGCGAGGGTGCGGCGCGCAGGCGGGCCGAGGCCGCGCCACCCGGCCCGCCGTCCGGTGCGGTGCCAGTGCAACAACACCCGCAGCAGGCCTACCCGCCTCCGCCGCCGGTGCAGCAGCAGCCCTACCCCGGGCCGCAGCAGTACCAGCAGCAGATGCCGCAGACCCTGCCGCCGCCCGCCAGCGACCCGGTCCGCCTGCGCCCCCCTATGCCGGTCGGCTCCTCGTCGTTCGCCACGAAGTCGGGCAGCTCGGCGAAGTGGATCGTGCCGGTGCTGGTCGTGGTCGCACTGGTCGTCCTCGTGGTGCTGTTCGTGCTGATGGCCGGCTCGTTGGGCTCCGGCGGCGGCTCCACCGAGCCGACCAGCTCCCGGACCTCCACCTACAACAGCAACAACCTGCCTTCCGAGGTGCCGACCGTCGGCGACTGA